The Candidatus Effluviviaceae Genus V sp. genome has a segment encoding these proteins:
- the trxB gene encoding thioredoxin-disulfide reductase produces MEQHDIVIVGAGPAGLTVGLNTSRARLSSLVIEMMTPGGWAATTELIENYPGVGPVNGSELGARMLEQAQSFGTEYAQDEVTSIEKTDGGFIVHGRGDDYPGKLVVVAVGSNYRKLGVPGEEELLGRGVSYCATCDGPFYKDRTIAVVGGGDSALQEALYLTRFAGKIHLIHRRDEFRAIEVLAERVRAHEKIECVMSHTVKSINGETGVESVTLNDLKAGETRDLPVEGVFLFVGLEPKTDFLKGLLELDERGYIITDDDMKTNVRGILAAGDCRAKTLRQIATAVGDASTAAFVAQQFVEDGVW; encoded by the coding sequence TTGGAACAGCATGACATCGTGATCGTCGGGGCCGGACCGGCTGGACTCACAGTGGGTCTCAACACGAGCCGGGCGAGACTCTCGTCCCTCGTCATCGAGATGATGACGCCCGGGGGCTGGGCGGCGACAACCGAGCTCATCGAGAACTACCCGGGCGTCGGGCCGGTCAACGGCTCGGAACTCGGGGCCCGGATGCTCGAACAGGCCCAGTCGTTCGGCACGGAGTACGCTCAGGACGAGGTCACGTCGATCGAGAAGACCGACGGCGGCTTCATCGTGCACGGCCGAGGGGACGACTATCCCGGGAAGCTGGTGGTCGTGGCCGTCGGGAGCAACTACAGGAAGCTCGGCGTGCCGGGCGAGGAGGAGCTTCTGGGGCGCGGCGTGTCGTACTGCGCCACGTGCGACGGCCCGTTCTACAAGGACCGCACGATCGCGGTCGTCGGCGGCGGCGACAGCGCGCTCCAGGAGGCGCTCTACCTGACGCGGTTCGCAGGGAAGATCCACCTGATACACCGCCGCGACGAGTTTCGGGCCATCGAGGTGCTCGCCGAGCGGGTGAGGGCGCACGAGAAGATCGAGTGCGTCATGAGCCACACCGTCAAGAGCATCAACGGCGAGACCGGTGTCGAGTCCGTGACCCTGAACGACCTCAAGGCGGGTGAGACGCGAGACCTGCCGGTGGAGGGGGTCTTCCTCTTCGTCGGGCTCGAGCCGAAGACGGATTTTCTGAAGGGACTCCTGGAGCTGGACGAGCGGGGCTACATCATCACCGACGACGACATGAAGACGAACGTCCGGGGTATCCTCGCAGCGGGAGACTGCCGGGCGAAGACTCTGAGACAGATCGCCACGGCGGTCGGCGACGCGTCGACGGCCGCTTTCGTGGCGCAGCAGTTCGTGGAGGACGGGGTCTGGTA